The sequence TTGCGCCGGACGTCGTCCTTCAGGGGCAAAAGATAGCTTCCGTCCTTGGGAAACAGGGATGTGCCGAACATGAAGCCGTCAATGGTCGCCTCGACAGGGACCACCCCCCAGCCATAGGTCGCGAACTTCGCGACTTTTTTGATCTCTTCGCTATGGGGCTCGGGTATCGGCGCGAAGAAATATGGCGAAGGGCCCCTCCAGTGGATCACCTCGGCTTCGAACTGGAACAGGACCGTCGACTCGCCGCTCACAGGCTCACCGCCGCCCGAACAGCCGCTCGATATCGGCGAGCTTGAGCTCGATATAGGTCGGGCGGCCATGGTTGCAGGTGCCGGATCCCGGTGTCGCCTCCATCTGGCGCAGCAGCGCGTTCATCTCCTCGGCCTTGAGCAGCCGGCCGGAACGCACCGAGCCGTGGCAGGCCATGGTGGCGGCGATCTTGTCCAGCCGCTCTTTGAGCGTCTCGACCGTGTCGTTGTCGGCGATTTCGTCGGCGAGGTCGCGCACCAATTGCTGGACATTGGTTTCGCCCAGCATCGACGGCGTCTCGCGCACGGCAACGGCGCCCGGGCCGAAACGCTCTATGCCGAGGCCGAAGCGGGCGAGCGTTTCGGAATGCATGGCCAGCCGCTCGGCATCCTCTTCCGGCAGGTCGATGATCTCAGGCAGAAGCAGCATCTGCGAGGGCACGGGGCGCGAATGCAGCGCGTTCTTCAGCGCCTCATAGACCAGCCGTTCATGCGCCGCGTGCTGGTCGACGATGACGAGCGAATCCCTGGTTTGCGCAACGATATAGTTCTCATGCACCTGCGCGCGTGCCGCACCGAGCACCGTGCCGAGCAGCGTCTCCGTCGTCTCGTTCTGCCCGACGCGCGCATCGGCGCTGACAAGCGGGCCGGTGTCGAAAGCCGCCTGACCGGGTTCGCTAAACCCGCCATGCCTTGCGCCGGCGCGTTCGAAGTCTCCGAATTGCATGTCGAGCGGCCGCTGCGGCGAGCGCGCGGGGTCGAAGCCGGCGGAGCCGGACGCGCGATAAGCTGCTTCGTAGCTGCGATGGCCATTGGCCGG comes from Mesorhizobium japonicum MAFF 303099 and encodes:
- a CDS encoding DUF1905 domain-containing protein translates to MSGESTVLFQFEAEVIHWRGPSPYFFAPIPEPHSEEIKKVAKFATYGWGVVPVEATIDGFMFGTSLFPKDGSYLLPLKDDVRRKCNLTAGDSISASIAIHLRGR